The sequence ATCGGGCTTACTATTATTTCTCTGTTATCTGACATATCGATAAAATCCCTCTACCTTCTGTTTCCACTGAATGCCGGTAAACTCTTCAATCGTCGAGTTTATACCCTCCATGACGTGCAACATTCTCTTGCGATCGATCACTATCCCAACGTGATATACCATGCTTCCGGTTCTGAGTAGGATCACATCATACGGTTGTGGCTTATCAACTTTCTGCCATGTCTGTTTCCCGTCCCGTATCATCCGCGTGACCTTTTTTAATGAGGCCAGAGAGCCGTCAACAAACGCCCCGGCGAAGTCCGGGAGGTCGATATTGAGCCGTTCGCAATAGACAAGAACGATCAAACGCCAGCAATCCAGCCCGTTTCGGTCATTACCATCCCTCAAAAAGGGTATTCCTACATATTCAATCATATCAACAATTTGACGACCCTCATATTTGCCCCACAATCGACTTTCTCAGATTGCCCTATATGTTCCTATGCCTAAAATAGCCCCGGAAAGCATGACGGGACAAAAGCACCAGCCGGATAGGGCTCGGCCTCCAGAGTTTCCAATTTTAACGTCCCGGTGATCGTTGTCGCGTTGTATTTTATGTTGACCAGTTGAAATTCCGGCCAGCTTGCGTCTATCGTGTCCAGGGCGTTATCCATTACTATATCAACTTTGCAAGTAACCGGTGTAAATATGCTTCTGATTGCTTCTGTGTATGCCCGGTGAACATTATCAAATTCAATTTGCATCTCTCCAGGGCCTTCATCTGTTTCGTCCGGAAGCTTGATACTCACGGGGAGAAAGATATAGTTGAGGCTGTCTGATACCGTGCCATAAACCTTTTCAAGATCTGTGGTAAGCCCTGCTAATTCCTGAGTTGGATCTGTACTGATCCTGATATCGTCGGCAAGGTCATCATGGGAGAGCGTAATCAGGGCAATCGGACATCTGCCTGTTTCTTGTGCAAAGGCGGCTTCTCGGAAATTCAGTGAGGTGGTCGTCATGGTAAAATCTCCAGGTTTAAACTTACTTCATAAACATCTTCAACCTTTGTCCATGTCGGCACATCGGTAAATCTCATTTCGCAAGCCACGGTATGAGCCGGGGGCTTTGTCCATGAGAATCTAAGAGAACCGCCCAGAAGAGTTGTATTATAAAACGTCTGGAAGGTTGCCAGTTGCGCCGCCGTCATTATCATCGTGCCAGAAACCGGGGATACGCCAGCCGTAAATCTTCGCCGTACTTTAGCGGGCCCTGCATCCATGCTTGATTTGATAGTCACCGCCGGAGCCGATTGTCCATAACCTGCGACAAATAGCTCTTGCGGAAGAGTTGCGCTCCATGCCGGTACACTCATATTATCTCCCCGTTAATCTCTGAGATGCGCCAAAGTTCTGACGCAAGGATTTATTCGATTGACTGCCAAACCGCCCCAGCTTCTTCGCCACTGCCTGATCAATCATTACATCCAGTGTCGGGCTTCCATCTGCCGTCATACCCTCTTTTGTTTCTACGCTGTCACCTGTGGAATTGAAGATATTGACAACCATGCCTCCGCCGCCTGTTGCTTTTACTCCAAGATCACCGCCTATCCGAGTCAATGGCATTATAGCCTCTGCCCCTGCCTCACCCATCAGACCAGCTCCTTGCGCCATGGGAAAGACTGTTGGCCTGGTTACGATTCCACCTGAGGCGAAGGGAATCACATTGCCGTTTTGGAATGCGTTGCCTTTGGCACTACCGAAGAGAGACCCGAAATCAAAGCCGCCTATCGAGCTAAACAACGGCCCCATGATTTGTTGCTGAATGAACATCCTCATCAGGTCATCAATCATTGAATCGACCATGTCGGAAAAGGACATCTCACCTGTGCGGGCGAACGCCACTATTGCATCGGTACTATCGCGGCCCCATCCGTCAATAGCGGTTTTTAGCTCTTTTAGCATTCCGGTTTCGTCATCTTTTTCCTTGTCAAGAATCTTCTTTTTGCTTGCAGCGTACCACTCATCGAGTGCCACCTTGTCAGTGATATAAACAGAATAGGCATCATACTGCTCTTGCAACTTCGCCAGCTCATAATCAACATCAGAGAGCGTGGCCTTTTTGTGGGCGTCTGAAAATTCTGTCTGCTTGTCGGCATAGTCTTTCTCATACTCCTCAAGAGCAGCCCACTTTTCAGACTCGGTTTTGAGGTAGTTATCGACGGTCAGTTGGTGGATCTCTTCTGCCCGTTTCGCTGCCTTCTCTCTCGCTGCTATTGCTTCCGGTGTTTCTTCCACCACTCCGCCACTGGTCACTACAGGGACGTCGGGAACATCAGGGGTTTTCGCACTACCTTTCTTTTTCGCATCTTCAAAGGCATAGTAATCATCGACCTGTTTTTGGAGTTTCTTCACCTCTTCCCGCGCACTTTTAATACCGCGAAGCTTTTCAAGTATTCCTTCCGATATGCCTATTTTCCCAAGTAGTTTGTCGGCAAACCCAACCGCCTTGTAGCCATCTTCAAGTTCCTGTAACTTCTTCTTGGCCGTATCAAGGCTTCCCTCAAGCCGGTTGATATCATCCCCGGCAACCCCGTATATCTGAGCGGCCAATTCTTCACCTAGCCATTTTGTAAATTCTACGGTTGTGGATATCGCTTTTAAAACTTTCCCGAATCCGGTTATCATGGCATTGGTCAGAGTCTGAGCATTCGCGACTGTAGAAGGGTCACTCATTAGCTTGGTGAGGTCTTCAATCGCCGCTGTGGTGCCCTTAACCCCTCCGCCCTTACCGTCGCCCTCAAGCAAGTCACCGAAGGCATTTTTGAGGCTAGCCAGCGCACCCCCCAGGGTATTCCGTGCCGCCTCTGCACTCCCCCCAAACTGTGTTTCGAGCTCTTTGAGAATGATCTTCTGCGCCCCCACTGTGTCGCCGGTTTTTACAAGTTCCTTGACAACCTCTTTTTGTGCCTCCGAAAACTGGATACCGGACCGGGAAAGTGCTGTCATTCCTAGGACTGGATCATTTAGGGCTTTTCCGACTTGCAATGCCGCTGATTTTAGGTCTGTTTTGAGGGCTGTCGCAACGTCAAGGGTTACTTTCTGCGCGCGATTAAATTCATCGCCGCCTATCTTTGTAAATGTAAGAAGGAGTGCCTGCATGGCGATAGTTGTTTCATCGCCATAGGTCGTTATCTTTTGGAGTTCCGCCGCATAGCCTTGTAATTTAGAGGACAATTCAGGGGTATAACGGCCTGTTGATTTAAGGGTCTGCTCAAGCTGAGCTATTGCCGCCTCCTGCACTTTGGTCGCATTGGTAACAGCACGAAAAGCCGCACCTATGGCAAGGGCAGAGACAAGCATCTTGAGGCTGCCTGCAACCCCTGTAAAACTCTTTCCTACCTTCGCCATGGCGGTCTGCATTTTGGTAGCGTTGGTCTGGACATGCTGCCGAGCCTTGCCCATATCCCGCCCGAACGCGGCGTGACCGGCACTTAGTTCTACCCTTGCGGCACCAATCGGATCTGCCATTTCATTCCTCTATTTAAAGTTGGCACTTAACCCGGTTAACTGCCAAGCGCCTTGTTCGAAAACCCCATCCCACCCGATTCTAAAGAAACAAAACGGTAGGTGTATCTCAAAATTAGGGAGCCATACATTTATGCTTAATCCGAGGCTTATATTAGCCCACCCAGTCCACCAGAAATAACACACGAATTTGCCTCGCCTTACAGTGTATT is a genomic window of Dehalococcoidales bacterium containing:
- a CDS encoding NlpC/P60 family protein, translated to MRDGNDRNGLDCWRLIVLVYCERLNIDLPDFAGAFVDGSLASLKKVTRMIRDGKQTWQKVDKPQPYDVILLRTGSMVYHVGIVIDRKRMLHVMEGINSTIEEFTGIQWKQKVEGFYRYVR
- a CDS encoding DUF1833 family protein; protein product: MTTTSLNFREAAFAQETGRCPIALITLSHDDLADDIRISTDPTQELAGLTTDLEKVYGTVSDSLNYIFLPVSIKLPDETDEGPGEMQIEFDNVHRAYTEAIRSIFTPVTCKVDIVMDNALDTIDASWPEFQLVNIKYNATTITGTLKLETLEAEPYPAGAFVPSCFPGLF
- a CDS encoding phage tail tape measure C-terminal domain-containing protein: MADPIGAARVELSAGHAAFGRDMGKARQHVQTNATKMQTAMAKVGKSFTGVAGSLKMLVSALAIGAAFRAVTNATKVQEAAIAQLEQTLKSTGRYTPELSSKLQGYAAELQKITTYGDETTIAMQALLLTFTKIGGDEFNRAQKVTLDVATALKTDLKSAALQVGKALNDPVLGMTALSRSGIQFSEAQKEVVKELVKTGDTVGAQKIILKELETQFGGSAEAARNTLGGALASLKNAFGDLLEGDGKGGGVKGTTAAIEDLTKLMSDPSTVANAQTLTNAMITGFGKVLKAISTTVEFTKWLGEELAAQIYGVAGDDINRLEGSLDTAKKKLQELEDGYKAVGFADKLLGKIGISEGILEKLRGIKSAREEVKKLQKQVDDYYAFEDAKKKGSAKTPDVPDVPVVTSGGVVEETPEAIAAREKAAKRAEEIHQLTVDNYLKTESEKWAALEEYEKDYADKQTEFSDAHKKATLSDVDYELAKLQEQYDAYSVYITDKVALDEWYAASKKKILDKEKDDETGMLKELKTAIDGWGRDSTDAIVAFARTGEMSFSDMVDSMIDDLMRMFIQQQIMGPLFSSIGGFDFGSLFGSAKGNAFQNGNVIPFASGGIVTRPTVFPMAQGAGLMGEAGAEAIMPLTRIGGDLGVKATGGGGMVVNIFNSTGDSVETKEGMTADGSPTLDVMIDQAVAKKLGRFGSQSNKSLRQNFGASQRLTGR